A genomic stretch from Halichoerus grypus chromosome 7, mHalGry1.hap1.1, whole genome shotgun sequence includes:
- the ZNF511 gene encoding zinc finger protein 511 isoform X2, producing the protein MQLPAALHSRLVGAPGAAEPLPVERDPAAGAPPFHFAARRVRFPRDHEFFEDGDVQRHLYLQDVLTQVTGAPERPRVPEFTCQVAGCCQVFDSLEDYEHHYHTLHRNVCSFCRRAFPSVHLLDVHILEWHDSLFQILSERQDMYQCLVEGCTEKFKTSKDRKDHLVKRHLYPADFRFDKPKKSRGPATPVATVRVSAEALGDDGEQSGGDAMEVCSEHAAPLPEPVGERRTYSHRIPSTICFGQGASRGFKSTKKRKEHQ; encoded by the exons ATGCAGCTGCCAGCCGCGCTGCACTCCCGCCTGGTGGGGGCACCCGGGGCGGCCGAGCCGCTGCCTGTGGAGCGGGACCCCGCGGCTGGGGCCCCGCCCTTCCACTTCGCGGCGCGCCGGGTTCGCTTCCCGCGGGACCACGAGTTTTTCGAG GACGGGGATGTGCAGCGACACCTCTACCTCCAGGACGTGCTCACGCAggtgacaggggcgcctgagaGGCCCAG GGTGCCCGAGTTCACCTGTCAGGTAGCAGGGTGCTGCCAGGTGTTCGACTCCCTGGAGGACTATGAGCACCACTACCACACTCTGCACAGAAACGTCTGCTCCTTCTGCAGACGGGCCTTCCCCTCCGTCCACCTGCTGGACGTCCACATACTGGAGTGGCATGACTCGCTGTTCCAGATCCTGTCCGAGAGGCAGGACATG TATCAGTGCCTGGTGGAAGGCTGTACAGAGAAGTTCAAGACCAGCAAAGACAGGAAGGATCACCTGGTGAAACGTCACCTCTACCCAGCCGACTTCCGATTTGATAAACCGAAGAAAAGCAGAGG CCCAGCCACGCCGGTGGCCACTGTACGAGTGTCGGCAGAAGCTCTGGGGGATGATGGGGAGCAGTCGGGAGGGGACGCCATGGAAGTCTGCTCTGAACACGCGGCCCCCCTCCCAGAACCCGTGGGCGAGCGGCGGACATACAGCCACAG aatacCCTCTACCATCTGTTTCGGTCAGGGTGCATCACGAGGATTTAAAAGcaccaagaaaagaaaggaacaccAGTGA
- the ZNF511 gene encoding zinc finger protein 511 isoform X1, which produces MQLPAALHSRLVGAPGAAEPLPVERDPAAGAPPFHFAARRVRFPRDHEFFEDGDVQRHLYLQDVLTQVTGAPERPRRAFPSVHLLDVHILEWHDSLFQILSERQDMYQCLVEGCTEKFKTSKDRKDHLVKRHLYPADFRFDKPKKSRGPATPVATVRVSAEALGDDGEQSGGDAMEVCSEHAAPLPEPVGERRTYSHRIPSTICFGQGASRGFKSTKKRKEHQ; this is translated from the exons ATGCAGCTGCCAGCCGCGCTGCACTCCCGCCTGGTGGGGGCACCCGGGGCGGCCGAGCCGCTGCCTGTGGAGCGGGACCCCGCGGCTGGGGCCCCGCCCTTCCACTTCGCGGCGCGCCGGGTTCGCTTCCCGCGGGACCACGAGTTTTTCGAG GACGGGGATGTGCAGCGACACCTCTACCTCCAGGACGTGCTCACGCAggtgacaggggcgcctgagaGGCCCAG ACGGGCCTTCCCCTCCGTCCACCTGCTGGACGTCCACATACTGGAGTGGCATGACTCGCTGTTCCAGATCCTGTCCGAGAGGCAGGACATG TATCAGTGCCTGGTGGAAGGCTGTACAGAGAAGTTCAAGACCAGCAAAGACAGGAAGGATCACCTGGTGAAACGTCACCTCTACCCAGCCGACTTCCGATTTGATAAACCGAAGAAAAGCAGAGG CCCAGCCACGCCGGTGGCCACTGTACGAGTGTCGGCAGAAGCTCTGGGGGATGATGGGGAGCAGTCGGGAGGGGACGCCATGGAAGTCTGCTCTGAACACGCGGCCCCCCTCCCAGAACCCGTGGGCGAGCGGCGGACATACAGCCACAG aatacCCTCTACCATCTGTTTCGGTCAGGGTGCATCACGAGGATTTAAAAGcaccaagaaaagaaaggaacaccAGTGA